ACCGGTTTGAAGTGGTTCGTGAACAGATTTTCTCGAAATAATTCCAGGTGCAACTCGTTCTACTTCACGGTATGCATCGGTATTGATCGGTCCTTTCCCATCGATTGGCTGTCCTAAGGCATTGACAACACGGCCAAGTAAAGCTTCCCCTACAGGGACTTCCACAATCCTTCCAGTACGCTTAACGATATCTCCTTCACGGATCGTCGCATCGGAACCTAAAAGAACGCAACCAACGTTATCCTCTTCAAGGTTTTGAGCCATTCCATACACTGCGTTAGGAAACTCTAAAAGCTCTCCTGCCATACATTTTTCAAGCCCGTGGATTCTGGCAATACCATCTCCAACTTGAATAACAGTACCGACGTCTTTAACCTCTAATTTATTTTCATATCTCTTTATTTGCTCTTTAATAATTGAGCTAATTTCCTCAGGTCTGAGATTCATTACGATCACCCCTGTTCCTATACTAATATTTTGGATAATTGCTCTTGCATCGTCGCAAGTCGATTTTTAATAGTTCCATCAATTACTTTATCACCAATTTTTACAAGAACGCCGCCAATAATTGTAGGGTCCACTTGATTTTGTAATTGAATATTTTTTCCTGAAGACTTAGAAAGATTTGCTTGCAGCATTAATAAATCTTGTTTTTCCATAGGAACGGCAGTAATTGCAACTGCATCTACCTTGTTTTGGACAGAATCCACAAGCAGGATATATTCGTTCACAATATCCTTTATATACGCTTCTCTTCCTTTATCTATAATAATGTACAGAAAGTTCAATACTTCCATGCACACTCGATCTCTAAAAATATTAGAAATGATATCTTTTTTTTCATCAGCAGTGATTAAAGGGCTTTTTAACAGTTCAAAAAAGCTCGGTTCATCTTCTATACAGGATCGGATAAACGCTAGCTCTTCTTGTACCTTATGGTGTTTCTGCTCCTCAAAAGCAAGTTCAAATAAGGCACTTGCATATCTTTTCGATACTAGTTCTGCCATTGTGTCTCCCCTGCCTTATCAATAAATTGCTGAATCATCTGCTGGTGTGCACTTTGATCTAAATCCTTTTCAATGACCTTTTGTGCGGCAGCGATTGCAAGCTGAGAGATTTCACCCTTTAACTCATTCATCATCTTCTGCTTTTCTCTTTCGATTTCAGCAGTTGCTTTT
Above is a genomic segment from Alkaliphilus oremlandii OhILAs containing:
- a CDS encoding F0F1 ATP synthase subunit delta yields the protein MAELVSKRYASALFELAFEEQKHHKVQEELAFIRSCIEDEPSFFELLKSPLITADEKKDIISNIFRDRVCMEVLNFLYIIIDKGREAYIKDIVNEYILLVDSVQNKVDAVAITAVPMEKQDLLMLQANLSKSSGKNIQLQNQVDPTIIGGVLVKIGDKVIDGTIKNRLATMQEQLSKILV